In a single window of the Oscarella lobularis chromosome 4, ooOscLobu1.1, whole genome shotgun sequence genome:
- the LOC136186304 gene encoding phosphatidylserine lipase ABHD16A-like, with protein sequence MLETVKCFGRCFLGPVLYYIFENNRTQGRAYSPTKIENATNRIFLWTSRLASFIYYASPILSFYLWRRGALTLEALPAWKDFSSRFLVGATLVLTGAFIARGFGRFANPDYRLFVAVLAASTDKNGKKTPGDLRDYDFDFRAWPVDFKSKDSVTKPNPEKRKLLDSTCPGMPTVSSVGIFTWAKDLPYNAIEYFLTCSFGRRAVYPGSTSFLQSLVDPHLLNGRVTLVKEHGGHRLKLLASDDNEIDSMFVDKRGKTDKGDKLVICSEGNAAFYEIGCMMVPLKAGYSTLGWNHPGFAGSSGLPFPSAERNAIDVVVQYAVDELGFSFDDIILWSWSIGGFASTYAAAVYPDVSCIILDATFDEIGPLSLARMPDSISSMVEDGVKNYLNLNNAEQLQHYSGPVLIIRRLHDEMISTVPRNIVFNRGNNLLMKLLKHRYPELCNDEAMNVVEKYLHSGEQNAQVQILVDHDVDNEKCLQVLEVYAQRNGKGYPCLIGQDLSQEEKIQLNLFLVTRYLIDFNATHCVEFPYQEFRMPWSL encoded by the exons ATGTTGGAAACCGTGAAATGCTTCGGGAGATGTTTCCTAGGCCCTGTGCTTTACTACATATTCGAAAACAATCGTACTCAG GGCCGTGCGTATTCTCCGACGAAAATAGAGAACGCCACGAATCGGATCTTCCTATGG ACATCTCGATTGGCTTCTTTCATATACTACGCATCGCCCATACTGTCTTTCTATTTGTGGAGAAGAG GTGCACTCACACTCGAAGCACTTCCGGCTTGGAAAGActtttcgtcgcgatttcTGGTCGGTGCAACCCTGGTGCTTACCGGAGCCTTCATTGCTAGAG GATTTGGCCGCTTTGCCAATCCGGACTATCGACTGTTTGTTGCCGTACTTGCTGCTTCAACTGACAAAAACGGCAAGAAAACTCCG GGTGACCTGCGGGACTAcgattttgattttagaGCCTGGCCGGTAGACTTCAAGTCAAAAGATTCTGTGACAAA GCCGAATcctgaaaagagaaagctgTTAGACTCGACGTGTCCTGGCATGCCCACCGTTTCTTCTGTCGGTATTTTTACCTGGGCAAAAGATCTTCCCTACAACGCCATTGA ATACTTTCTAACCTGCTCATTTGGAAGGAGAGCCGTGTATCCCGGCTCCACTTCCTTCTTGCAATCCTTAGTTG ATCCCCATCTTCTTAACGGAAGAGTCACGCTTGTCAAAGAG CATGGTGGCCACAGGCTGAAGCTGCTTGCGTCAGACGACAATGAGATTGACAGCATGTTCGTAGATAAGCGAGGAAAAACAGATAAAGGAGATAAACTG GTTATCTGTTCTGAAGGAAACGCAGCGTTCTACGAAATTGGCTGTATGATGGTTCCATTGAAAG ctggTTATTCAACTCTCGGTTGGAATCATCCAGGATTTGCTGGCAGTTCT GGTCTTCCTTTTCCATCAGCTGAACGAAATGCTATTGATGTTGTAGTTCAGTACGCCGTCGATGAGTTGGGATTCTCGTTCGATGACATCATACTGTGGTCATGGTCAATTGGCGGTTTTGCGTCGACGTACGCAGCCGCAGTTTATCCAGACGTCAGTTGTATC attttagACGCCACTTTTGATGAAATAGGGCCTTTGTCTCTGGCTCGAATGCCAGACAGTATCA GCTCTATGGTGGAAGACGGCGTTAAAAACTATCTGAACTTGAATAATGCAGAGCAGCTGCAGCA TTACTCTGGTCCTGTTCTCATTATCAGGCGACTTCATGATGAAATGATCAGCACTGT TCCCAGAAATATTGTGTTCAATCGTGGCAATAACCTGCTAATGAAACTGCTGAAGCACAG GTATCCTGAATTGTGTAATGACGAAGCAATGAACGTAGTCGAAAAATACCTACATTCGGGGGAACAAAACGCACAAG TTCAAATTCTTGTTGACCATGACGTTGACAATGAGAAGTGCCTTCAAGTCTTAGAGGTGTACGCTCAGCGAAACGGAAAGGGATACCCGTGCCTCATCG GCCAAGACCTGTCacaggaagaaaaaattcaattaaatctCTTCTTG